A single genomic interval of Jatrophihabitans endophyticus harbors:
- the clpS gene encoding ATP-dependent Clp protease adapter ClpS, whose translation MPGTLTPQREEATAGDTVVDPDRPWITIVWNDPVNLMSYVTHVFMTVFGYAKPKAEQLMLDVHQKGRAVVSSGPRERMELDVSTLHGYGLWATLEQQT comes from the coding sequence ATGCCGGGAACGCTCACGCCGCAACGCGAGGAGGCGACGGCCGGCGACACCGTCGTCGACCCGGATCGGCCCTGGATCACGATCGTCTGGAACGACCCGGTCAACCTCATGTCCTACGTGACGCACGTCTTCATGACCGTCTTCGGCTACGCGAAGCCCAAGGCCGAGCAGCTCATGCTCGACGTCCACCAGAAGGGTCGCGCGGTGGTCTCGTCCGGCCCGCGCGAACGGATGGAGCTCGACGTCTCGACGCTGCACGGGTACGGCCTCTGGGCCACCCTCGAACAGCAGACGTGA
- a CDS encoding DUF2017 family protein, with amino-acid sequence MRIRRRPLRLAFTDVEAQLLTGLLDDLGTLLAAEDADDPVQQRLFPAAYPDDGDAEAEYRGLTESSLRDERVERIAACVAELARDATVTLGGEDVSRRWLQVLNDLRLALGTRLGVTEEPPAIDPTDPEAQPWLIYDWLTGVQDAVVTALMR; translated from the coding sequence GTGAGGATCCGGCGACGGCCGCTGCGGCTCGCGTTCACCGACGTGGAGGCCCAGCTGCTGACCGGCCTGCTGGACGACCTCGGGACGCTGCTCGCCGCCGAGGACGCCGACGACCCGGTGCAGCAGCGGCTCTTCCCGGCCGCCTACCCCGACGACGGCGACGCCGAGGCCGAGTACCGCGGCCTGACCGAGTCCTCGCTGCGCGACGAGCGGGTGGAGCGGATCGCTGCATGCGTCGCCGAACTGGCCCGGGACGCGACGGTGACGCTCGGCGGCGAGGACGTCTCGCGGCGGTGGCTGCAGGTGCTCAACGACCTCCGGCTCGCCCTCGGCACCCGCCTGGGGGTCACCGAGGAGCCGCCGGCGATCGACCCGACCGATCCCGAGGCGCAGCCCTGGCTGATCTACGACTGGCTGACCGGCGTCCAGGACGCCGTGGTCACCGCGCTCATGCGCTGA
- a CDS encoding aminopeptidase P family protein, with protein sequence MANIGREELAGAHDASVPKAFADLMTQGWRERDVDTTPVPHATHLARRRARLSTAFPGETLVVPTGAVRWRTFGAPYPFRAGSDLLWLTGDHDPDSVLVLHPTATGHDAVLYVRPRSDPSSGLQYLDRVDGEVWHGRRLSPAEKELRLQVPTAPLADLPGAIGAVVAARRAVRVLRGYDAGIDTALLPVTPDNAERDALLASVLSELRLVKDEWELAQLQDAVDATVLGFEDVARRLAPDVPTPERLVDGAFAWRARVNGNAVGYSSVVGGGERTAILHWAHNDGVVRPGQTLLLDMGVENDHGYTADVTRVLPVSGTFGTAQRDVYDIVYASRCAGLAAVAPGVAFREVQLTCMRVLAEGLSALGILPGSVDEAMDPERTTYRRWTLHGFGHMLGLDVHDCGHARPEAYGDGVLAENHVLTMEPGLYLQPHDELVPAELRGIGVRIEDDVLVTATGNQVLSAALPTRADEVERWLADQRQAGPRAPSRDDVVG encoded by the coding sequence ATGGCGAACATCGGACGTGAGGAGCTGGCCGGAGCGCACGACGCGTCGGTGCCGAAGGCCTTTGCCGACCTGATGACGCAGGGCTGGCGCGAGCGGGACGTCGACACCACCCCGGTCCCGCACGCCACGCACCTCGCCCGGCGTCGCGCGCGGCTCTCGACCGCCTTTCCCGGCGAGACCCTGGTCGTGCCGACGGGCGCCGTCCGCTGGCGCACGTTCGGAGCGCCGTACCCGTTCCGGGCCGGCAGTGACCTCCTCTGGCTCACCGGCGACCACGATCCGGACTCGGTGCTCGTCCTGCACCCGACGGCCACCGGGCACGACGCCGTGCTCTACGTGCGGCCGCGGTCGGACCCGTCCTCGGGCCTGCAGTACCTCGATCGCGTCGACGGCGAGGTCTGGCACGGCCGACGCCTCTCGCCGGCGGAGAAGGAGCTGCGGCTGCAGGTGCCGACCGCGCCGCTCGCCGATCTCCCCGGGGCGATCGGTGCGGTCGTGGCGGCCCGGCGCGCGGTGCGCGTGCTGCGCGGTTACGACGCCGGCATCGACACCGCGCTGCTGCCGGTGACCCCGGACAACGCCGAGCGCGACGCGCTGCTGGCGAGCGTGCTCTCCGAGCTGCGCCTCGTGAAGGACGAGTGGGAGCTCGCGCAGCTGCAGGACGCGGTCGACGCCACCGTCCTGGGCTTCGAGGACGTCGCCCGTCGCCTGGCGCCGGACGTCCCCACGCCCGAGCGACTCGTCGACGGCGCCTTCGCGTGGCGGGCCCGCGTGAACGGCAACGCCGTCGGCTACAGCTCGGTCGTGGGCGGTGGCGAACGCACCGCGATCCTGCACTGGGCGCACAACGACGGCGTGGTGCGGCCCGGTCAGACCCTGCTGCTGGACATGGGCGTCGAGAACGACCACGGCTACACCGCCGACGTCACCCGCGTCCTGCCCGTCTCCGGCACATTCGGCACCGCGCAGCGCGACGTCTACGACATCGTGTACGCCTCACGCTGCGCCGGGCTCGCGGCCGTGGCGCCCGGGGTGGCGTTCCGCGAGGTCCAGCTGACCTGCATGCGCGTGCTCGCCGAGGGCCTGTCCGCACTCGGGATCCTGCCCGGCAGCGTCGACGAGGCGATGGACCCGGAGCGCACGACGTACCGCCGGTGGACGCTGCACGGTTTCGGTCACATGCTCGGGCTGGACGTGCACGACTGCGGGCACGCGCGACCCGAGGCCTACGGCGACGGGGTGCTCGCCGAGAACCACGTGCTCACCATGGAGCCGGGGCTCTACCTGCAGCCCCACGACGAGCTCGTCCCCGCGGAGCTGCGCGGCATCGGCGTGCGCATCGAGGACGACGTGCTGGTCACCGCGACCGGCAACCAGGTGCTGTCCGCGGCGTTGCCCACCCGGGCCGACGAGGTCGAGCGCTGGCTGGCCGACCAGCGGCAGGCAGGCCCGCGCGCGCCGTCGCGCGACGACGTCGTCGGGTGA
- a CDS encoding nicotinate phosphoribosyltransferase, translating into MTLPTTALLTDRYELTMLGSALRDGTAHRECVFEVFARRLPEGRRYGVVAGTGRLLDALADFRFDDETVTTLREIDAVDDATADHLAGYRFQGDVDGYPEGELYFPHSPVLTVSGTFADAVVLETLALSILNHDCAIASAAARMVTAAAGRPIIEMGSRRTHEQAAVAAARAAYLAGFASTSNLEAARRYGVPTAGTAAHAFTLLHDDERAAFAAQVDALGAGTTLLVDTYDIARGIEHAVEVAGPGLGAVRIDSGDLGVMARHAREQLDGLGATGTKIVVSGDLDEFAIASLGATPVDSYGAGTAVVTGSGAPTAGMVYKLVEVDGRPVEKRSAHKQSHGGRKTALRSHKPSGTAVEEIVVAQRDVTPGEDERPLQLPLVRGGERVAGLPTLEQARRHLREATVTLPWDGLKLSRGEPAIPTRFTHD; encoded by the coding sequence ATGACCCTGCCGACCACGGCGCTGCTCACCGACCGCTACGAGCTCACCATGCTCGGCTCGGCCCTGCGTGACGGCACCGCGCACCGTGAGTGCGTGTTCGAGGTGTTCGCCCGCCGGCTGCCCGAGGGGCGCCGCTACGGGGTCGTGGCCGGCACCGGGCGGCTGCTCGACGCGCTGGCCGACTTCCGCTTCGACGACGAGACCGTCACGACGCTGCGCGAGATCGACGCCGTGGACGACGCGACGGCCGACCACCTGGCCGGCTACCGCTTCCAGGGCGACGTCGACGGCTACCCCGAAGGCGAGCTCTACTTCCCGCACTCCCCCGTCCTCACCGTCAGCGGGACGTTCGCCGATGCCGTCGTGCTCGAGACGCTCGCGCTGTCGATCCTCAACCACGACTGCGCGATCGCGTCGGCGGCGGCCCGGATGGTCACCGCCGCCGCCGGGCGTCCGATCATCGAGATGGGATCGCGCCGGACGCACGAGCAGGCCGCCGTCGCCGCGGCCCGCGCCGCGTACCTCGCCGGGTTCGCGTCCACGTCCAACCTCGAGGCCGCGCGCCGCTACGGCGTCCCCACCGCGGGCACCGCCGCCCACGCCTTCACGCTGCTGCACGACGACGAGCGCGCCGCGTTCGCCGCGCAGGTCGACGCGCTCGGCGCGGGGACGACGCTGCTCGTCGACACCTACGACATCGCCCGCGGCATCGAGCACGCGGTCGAGGTCGCGGGCCCCGGCCTCGGCGCGGTCCGCATCGACTCCGGCGACCTCGGGGTGATGGCGCGCCACGCCCGCGAGCAGCTCGACGGGCTCGGCGCGACCGGCACCAAGATCGTGGTGAGCGGCGACCTCGACGAGTTCGCGATCGCCTCGCTCGGCGCCACGCCGGTCGACTCGTACGGCGCGGGCACGGCGGTCGTCACCGGGTCGGGCGCCCCGACCGCGGGGATGGTCTACAAGCTCGTCGAGGTCGACGGCCGGCCGGTCGAGAAGCGCTCGGCGCACAAGCAGAGCCACGGTGGTCGCAAGACGGCGCTGCGCTCGCACAAGCCCAGCGGGACGGCGGTCGAGGAGATCGTGGTCGCGCAGCGCGACGTCACGCCCGGCGAGGACGAGCGGCCGCTGCAACTGCCGCTCGTCCGCGGCGGCGAACGGGTGGCCGGCCTGCCGACGCTCGAACAGGCGCGCCGGCACCTGCGCGAGGCCACCGTGACCCTGCCGTGGGACGGCCTCAAGCTCTCGCGGGGCGAGCCCGCGATCCCCACCCGCTTCACCCACGACTGA
- a CDS encoding oligopeptide/dipeptide ABC transporter ATP-binding protein, with product MTDLHPHDTTARDDAAVTAPALRAEGLAVEYGPRRRRVRAVEAVDLQVGPGEVLGLVGESGCGKSSLGRALVGLEPAATGSVHFLGHPVSPMTHRRRPAALRPLQMVFQDPYASLNPRRRVGDLIADGVRLRDGSRSEAEWLPGELLTRVGLGADAVERYPHEFSGGQRQRIAIARTLAARPRCIVADEPISALDASAQAQVANLLLTLAREDRMAMVFISHDLSVVRQIADRVAVMYLGRIVETGTTAAVWSQPAHPYTEALISAIPRADGAGTVPLDLPGDVPDPARPPRGCRFHPRCPLVQDRCATTVPMLATVPATVPADAPADVAADVPSEHAAACLVRVPTRS from the coding sequence ATGACTGACCTGCACCCCCACGACACCACCGCCCGGGACGATGCCGCGGTGACCGCCCCGGCGTTGCGGGCCGAGGGGCTCGCGGTCGAGTACGGGCCGCGCCGCCGGCGGGTGCGCGCCGTCGAGGCCGTCGACCTGCAGGTGGGCCCGGGCGAGGTCCTCGGGCTCGTCGGCGAGTCCGGTTGCGGCAAGTCCTCGCTGGGGCGCGCGTTGGTCGGGCTGGAGCCGGCCGCGACGGGCTCGGTGCACTTCCTCGGCCATCCCGTGAGTCCGATGACGCATCGACGGCGGCCCGCCGCGCTGCGGCCGCTGCAGATGGTGTTCCAGGATCCGTACGCCTCGCTCAACCCGCGCCGCCGGGTCGGCGACCTCATCGCCGACGGCGTTCGCCTGCGCGACGGCTCGCGCAGCGAGGCCGAGTGGCTGCCCGGCGAGCTGCTGACCCGCGTCGGGCTGGGTGCGGACGCGGTCGAGCGCTACCCCCACGAGTTCAGCGGCGGCCAGCGGCAGCGGATCGCGATCGCCCGCACGCTCGCGGCCCGGCCGCGCTGCATCGTCGCCGACGAGCCGATCAGCGCACTGGACGCGTCCGCGCAGGCGCAGGTGGCGAACCTGCTGCTGACGCTGGCCCGCGAGGACAGGATGGCGATGGTCTTCATCTCCCACGACCTGTCGGTGGTGCGCCAGATCGCCGACCGGGTCGCGGTCATGTACCTCGGCCGCATCGTCGAGACCGGCACGACGGCCGCGGTGTGGTCGCAGCCCGCCCACCCGTACACGGAGGCGCTGATCTCGGCGATCCCGCGCGCCGACGGAGCCGGCACCGTGCCGCTCGACCTGCCCGGCGACGTGCCCGACCCGGCTCGGCCGCCGCGGGGGTGCCGCTTCCACCCGCGCTGCCCGCTCGTGCAGGACCGGTGCGCCACCACGGTCCCGATGCTGGCCACCGTCCCCGCCACCGTCCCCGCCGACGCGCCCGCCGACGTCGCCGCGGACGTGCCTTCGGAGCACGCCGCCGCCTGTCTCGTCCGCGTCCCCACCCGCTCGTGA
- a CDS encoding nicotinamidase yields MTNAVIVVDVQQDFCEGGSLAVAGGGEVARRISSRLAEGGYDHAVATRDHHIDPGGHFSAEPDFVDTWPRHCVVGTGGVDFHPDLDTGRIEAVFDKGEYVAAYSGFEGDADGVGLADWLRERGVEQVEITGIATDHCVRATALDAARAGFVTTVRLDLTAGVAPATVERALAELREAGVALVGSPAGDH; encoded by the coding sequence ATGACGAACGCGGTGATCGTGGTCGACGTGCAGCAGGACTTCTGCGAGGGCGGGTCGCTCGCCGTCGCCGGCGGCGGGGAGGTCGCGCGCCGCATCAGCAGCCGGCTCGCCGAGGGCGGGTACGACCACGCCGTCGCCACCCGCGACCACCACATCGACCCCGGTGGCCACTTCTCGGCCGAGCCCGACTTCGTCGACACCTGGCCGCGCCACTGCGTCGTCGGCACCGGCGGCGTCGACTTCCATCCCGACCTCGACACCGGCCGCATCGAGGCCGTGTTCGACAAGGGCGAGTACGTCGCCGCCTACTCCGGCTTCGAGGGCGACGCCGACGGGGTCGGCCTCGCCGACTGGCTGCGCGAGCGCGGCGTCGAGCAGGTCGAGATCACCGGGATCGCCACCGACCACTGCGTGCGCGCCACCGCGTTGGACGCCGCCCGCGCGGGGTTCGTGACGACCGTCCGCCTCGATCTGACCGCCGGGGTCGCCCCCGCGACCGTCGAACGGGCGCTGGCCGAACTGCGCGAGGCGGGCGTCGCGCTCGTAGGTTCGCCGGCCGGTGACCACTAG
- a CDS encoding Mov34/MPN/PAD-1 family protein: MLRIDRAIHDEIVAHARRDHPDEACGVVAGAEGSDVPTRFVPMLNAARSPTFYEFDSTDLLQLYKQMAANDEEPVVVYHSHTATEAYPSRTDISYASEPNAHYVLVSTRDDDAAEFRSFRIVDGEVTEEDVQLVDGAA, translated from the coding sequence GTGCTGCGCATCGACCGGGCGATCCACGACGAGATCGTCGCCCATGCCCGCCGGGACCACCCGGACGAGGCGTGCGGCGTGGTCGCCGGCGCCGAGGGCAGCGACGTCCCGACGCGGTTCGTGCCCATGCTCAACGCGGCCCGCTCGCCCACGTTCTACGAGTTCGACTCGACCGATCTGCTCCAGCTGTACAAGCAGATGGCGGCGAACGACGAGGAGCCCGTCGTCGTCTACCACTCGCACACCGCGACCGAGGCCTACCCGTCGCGCACCGACATCAGCTACGCGTCCGAGCCCAACGCGCATTACGTCCTCGTCTCGACCCGCGACGACGACGCCGCCGAGTTCCGCTCCTTCCGCATCGTCGACGGCGAGGTCACCGAGGAAGACGTGCAGCTCGTGGACGGCGCGGCGTGA
- a CDS encoding ABC transporter permease: MTSADALVPPGEAGPHDGLAPGRSPRREGRGDLARYLTKRLAIGVLLVLGTTLIAFLLTQLVPGDPAAANLGQQAINDPAAVAAFREQNGLDRSLPAQYGIYLGHLVQGDLGTSQQSHRPVATDLSEYVPATAELALFAIAVSLVLGVVFGVVAALTRDRWPDQVLRVVSLAGVSTPTFWIALVAFYVFFFKLGWSPGGGRLDPGQPPPAHVTGMYTLDALLRGEWSLFGSALGHLVLPGLVLAIYTVGMLLRFTRASVLEVMGSDYIRAARAKGLPERVVVVRHILRPALVGIITVAGVAFGSLLSGTVLVENIFGWPGIGQYAFRSATNLDLPAIMGVSIVVAVVYIVINIAVDVLYGVIDPRIRLS; the protein is encoded by the coding sequence GTGACGTCCGCTGACGCACTCGTCCCGCCCGGCGAGGCCGGCCCCCACGACGGCCTCGCCCCCGGCAGGTCGCCGCGCCGGGAGGGGCGCGGCGACCTCGCCCGGTATCTGACGAAGCGGCTCGCGATCGGCGTGCTGCTCGTCCTCGGCACCACGCTGATCGCGTTCCTGCTCACCCAGCTCGTGCCCGGCGATCCGGCCGCGGCGAACCTCGGGCAGCAGGCCATCAACGATCCGGCCGCCGTCGCGGCGTTCCGCGAGCAGAACGGTCTCGACCGCTCGTTGCCGGCGCAGTACGGGATCTACCTGGGTCACCTGGTGCAGGGCGACCTCGGGACCTCGCAGCAGAGTCATCGCCCGGTGGCCACCGACCTGTCCGAATACGTGCCGGCCACGGCCGAGCTGGCGCTGTTCGCCATCGCCGTCAGCCTCGTCCTCGGTGTCGTCTTCGGCGTCGTCGCCGCGCTGACCCGCGACCGCTGGCCCGACCAGGTCCTGCGGGTCGTCAGCCTCGCCGGCGTCTCGACCCCGACGTTCTGGATCGCGCTCGTCGCCTTCTACGTGTTCTTCTTCAAACTGGGCTGGTCACCGGGCGGCGGCCGGCTCGACCCCGGGCAGCCGCCGCCGGCCCACGTCACCGGCATGTACACCCTCGATGCCCTGCTGCGCGGCGAGTGGAGCCTGTTCGGCTCCGCGCTCGGCCACCTCGTCCTGCCCGGTCTCGTCCTCGCCATCTACACCGTCGGCATGCTGCTGCGCTTCACCCGCGCATCCGTGCTCGAGGTCATGGGCAGCGACTACATCCGCGCCGCGCGCGCCAAGGGGCTGCCCGAGCGCGTGGTCGTCGTCCGCCACATCCTGCGACCCGCGCTCGTCGGGATCATCACGGTCGCGGGCGTCGCGTTCGGCAGCCTGCTGTCGGGGACCGTGCTGGTCGAGAACATCTTCGGCTGGCCGGGCATCGGCCAGTACGCGTTCCGCAGCGCCACCAACCTCGACCTGCCCGCGATCATGGGCGTCAGCATCGTGGTCGCCGTCGTCTACATCGTCATCAACATCGCCGTCGACGTGCTCTACGGCGTCATCGACCCGAGGATCCGGCTGTCGTGA
- a CDS encoding PLP-dependent cysteine synthase family protein, which produces MTRYDSLIDAVGQTPLVGLPRLSPRWDGERPVRLWAKLEDRNPTGSIKDRAALSMIRAAEADGRLTPGCTILEPTSGNTGISLAMAAKLAGYGLVCVMPENTSVERRQLLEMFGARIISSPAAGGSNQAVATAKEIAKEYPDWVMLYQYGNPANAQAHYEGTGPELLHDLPTITHFVAGLGTTGTLMGAGRYLREKVPDVQIVAAEPRYGELVYGLRNIDEGFVPELYDDSVLTRRFSVTSYDALRRTRDLIDSEGIFAGISTGAILHAALSVAEKVGPDDSADIAFVVCDGGWKYLSTGAYTGTLQQAAERLEGQLWA; this is translated from the coding sequence ATGACGCGCTACGACTCGCTGATCGACGCGGTGGGCCAGACCCCGCTCGTCGGGCTGCCGCGGCTCTCGCCGCGGTGGGACGGTGAGCGCCCGGTACGGCTGTGGGCCAAACTCGAGGACCGCAACCCCACCGGCTCGATCAAGGACCGCGCCGCCCTGTCGATGATCCGCGCCGCCGAGGCCGACGGCCGGCTGACCCCCGGGTGCACGATCCTCGAGCCGACGTCGGGCAACACCGGCATCTCGCTGGCGATGGCCGCGAAGCTCGCCGGCTACGGCCTGGTGTGCGTGATGCCCGAGAACACCTCGGTGGAGCGGCGTCAGCTGCTCGAGATGTTCGGCGCGCGCATCATCTCCTCGCCCGCGGCCGGCGGCTCCAACCAGGCCGTCGCGACCGCCAAGGAGATCGCGAAGGAGTATCCCGACTGGGTCATGCTCTACCAGTACGGCAACCCCGCGAACGCGCAGGCGCACTACGAGGGCACCGGGCCGGAGCTGCTGCACGACCTGCCGACGATCACCCACTTCGTCGCGGGCCTCGGCACCACCGGCACGCTGATGGGGGCCGGGCGGTACCTGCGCGAGAAGGTGCCGGACGTCCAGATCGTGGCCGCCGAGCCCCGCTACGGCGAGCTCGTCTACGGGCTGCGCAACATCGACGAGGGGTTCGTCCCCGAGCTGTACGACGACTCGGTGCTGACCCGTCGGTTCTCCGTCACGTCCTACGACGCGCTGCGCCGCACCCGCGACCTCATCGACAGCGAGGGGATCTTCGCCGGCATCTCGACCGGTGCGATCCTGCACGCGGCCCTGTCGGTCGCCGAGAAGGTCGGCCCGGACGACTCGGCCGACATCGCCTTCGTGGTGTGCGACGGCGGGTGGAAGTACCTCTCGACCGGCGCCTACACCGGCACGCTGCAGCAGGCGGCCGAGCGGCTCGAGGGCCAGCTCTGGGCCTGA
- a CDS encoding DUF4440 domain-containing protein has translation MWLRDATVVERDGSARPGRWVEVVPTGRHQEGHDRPAADAQILDAAGLEIVAAPHDAIADALLAAIVGGDVAAAAALYADDLVVWHNHDGIDRDKAESLELIAAMARTYRALEATDVRRDHLADGYVQRTVFRAVDAAGNDEIVDTMMRVWVADARITRIEEYAVGGAAAEGEGRDGEHRT, from the coding sequence GTGTGGCTGCGCGATGCCACCGTCGTCGAACGCGACGGTTCGGCCCGACCCGGCCGCTGGGTCGAGGTCGTCCCGACCGGTCGTCATCAGGAGGGGCACGATCGGCCGGCGGCCGACGCCCAGATCCTCGACGCGGCCGGCCTCGAGATCGTCGCGGCACCCCACGACGCCATCGCCGACGCCCTGCTCGCCGCGATCGTCGGCGGCGACGTCGCGGCCGCGGCCGCCCTCTACGCCGACGATCTCGTGGTCTGGCACAACCACGACGGGATCGACCGGGACAAGGCCGAGAGCCTGGAGCTGATCGCCGCGATGGCGCGGACCTACCGCGCGCTCGAGGCCACCGACGTGCGGCGCGACCACCTGGCCGACGGCTACGTGCAGCGGACCGTCTTCCGGGCCGTCGACGCCGCGGGCAACGACGAGATCGTGGACACGATGATGCGCGTCTGGGTGGCGGACGCACGCATCACCCGCATCGAGGAATACGCGGTCGGCGGCGCCGCCGCGGAGGGGGAGGGGCGAGATGGCGAACATCGGACGTGA
- a CDS encoding ABC transporter ATP-binding protein, producing MTSLLEVEDLSVSLPTKRGHRTAVDSVSFALDRGAILGLAGESGSGKTMTAMSVLGLLPHGARTSGSVRLDGTELLTLSQRRLRDVRGRRVALISQDPATSLHPMLTVGTQLTEHMRHHLGLDTQQARERALELLATVRIPDPQRAFAAHPGVFSGGMRQRIAIASALACEPDVLLADEPTTALDVTVQAGILRLLDRLRRERGLAVLVITHDLGVLSAIADEVCVMYGGRIVERGGRAAVLGGPGHPYTRALLDALPHPGVVGAAGPPALRPIPGSPPALGEVPVACAFEPRCSRRVASCSEHRPVLVRTDGATDPHEVACLVTAPAGGHD from the coding sequence GTGACCAGCCTGCTCGAGGTCGAGGACCTCTCCGTCAGCCTGCCGACGAAGCGCGGCCACCGCACCGCCGTGGACTCGGTGTCCTTCGCCCTCGACCGCGGCGCGATCCTCGGCCTGGCCGGGGAGAGCGGCAGCGGCAAGACCATGACGGCGATGTCCGTGCTCGGCCTGCTGCCGCACGGCGCGCGCACGAGCGGCTCCGTCCGGCTCGACGGCACCGAGCTGCTCACGCTGTCGCAGCGGCGGCTGCGCGACGTGCGGGGCCGGCGCGTCGCGCTCATCTCGCAGGACCCCGCGACCAGCCTGCACCCGATGCTCACCGTCGGCACCCAGCTCACCGAGCACATGCGCCACCATCTCGGCCTCGACACGCAGCAGGCGCGGGAACGCGCGCTCGAGCTGCTCGCGACGGTGCGCATCCCCGATCCCCAGCGCGCGTTCGCCGCGCATCCGGGCGTGTTCTCCGGCGGCATGCGTCAGCGCATCGCCATCGCCTCGGCGCTCGCCTGCGAACCGGACGTGCTGCTCGCCGACGAGCCCACGACCGCGCTCGACGTGACCGTGCAGGCCGGCATCCTGCGCCTGCTGGACCGGTTGCGCCGCGAACGCGGTCTGGCGGTGCTCGTCATCACCCACGACCTCGGGGTGCTGTCGGCCATCGCCGACGAGGTCTGCGTCATGTACGGCGGACGCATCGTCGAGCGAGGCGGCCGCGCCGCCGTGCTGGGCGGACCGGGCCATCCGTACACGCGCGCGCTGCTCGACGCGCTGCCCCATCCCGGTGTCGTGGGAGCGGCGGGGCCGCCGGCGCTGCGCCCCATCCCCGGCAGCCCGCCCGCCCTCGGCGAGGTACCGGTCGCGTGCGCCTTCGAGCCGCGCTGCTCGCGGCGGGTCGCCTCCTGTTCCGAGCACCGTCCGGTGCTGGTGCGCACCGACGGTGCCACCGACCCGCACGAGGTCGCCTGCCTCGTCACGGCGCCGGCAGGTGGCCATGACTGA
- a CDS encoding MoaD family protein: MAIEVKIPTILRTYTGGQKAVEGKGDNLAALIDDLDAHHEGIKGRLITDEGALHKFVNIYVNDEDVRFTGSLDTTLNDGDSVTILPAVAGGSR, from the coding sequence ATGGCCATCGAGGTCAAGATCCCGACCATCCTGCGCACCTACACCGGCGGCCAGAAGGCCGTCGAGGGCAAGGGCGACAACCTCGCCGCCCTCATCGACGACCTCGACGCCCACCACGAGGGCATCAAGGGTCGGCTCATCACCGACGAGGGTGCGCTGCACAAGTTCGTCAACATCTACGTCAACGACGAGGACGTCCGCTTCACCGGTTCGCTCGACACCACGCTGAACGACGGCGACTCGGTGACGATCCTGCCGGCCGTCGCGGGCGGCAGCCGCTAA
- a CDS encoding ABC transporter permease, giving the protein MEQLASRAARRSERRQARSPWRQPLAVVGLAVVVLWVVVAIFAPLVAPADPIAQRAALFVPPGAAHWFGTDELGRDVLSRVVFGSRISLPLAALLVLASMIIGGLLGGIGGLVGGAVDAAVMRLADLVFAFPGIILAMAVTAALGPQLRNAVIAVVVVSWPAYARLVRGLVLSARTSQYVISSRLLGASSMRTLLVDIRPNVAGPVLVMAALDMGNAILLLSGLSFLGLGAQPPAAEWGAMVAAGAANFDKWWISLFPGLAILTVVLAFNFVGDTLRDALDPRTARALRT; this is encoded by the coding sequence CTGGAGCAACTCGCGAGCCGCGCCGCCCGGCGCAGCGAACGCCGGCAGGCCCGCTCGCCCTGGCGACAGCCGCTGGCCGTCGTCGGCCTCGCCGTCGTCGTGCTCTGGGTCGTGGTCGCGATCTTCGCCCCGCTGGTCGCGCCCGCCGATCCGATCGCCCAGCGGGCCGCGCTGTTCGTGCCGCCCGGCGCTGCCCACTGGTTCGGCACCGACGAGCTCGGCCGCGACGTGCTGAGCCGGGTGGTGTTCGGCAGCCGCATCTCGCTGCCGCTCGCGGCGCTGCTCGTCCTCGCCTCGATGATCATCGGCGGGCTGCTCGGCGGGATCGGCGGGCTCGTCGGCGGCGCGGTCGACGCCGCCGTCATGCGCCTCGCCGACCTGGTCTTCGCCTTCCCCGGCATCATCCTTGCGATGGCGGTCACCGCCGCGCTCGGCCCGCAGCTGCGCAACGCGGTCATCGCGGTGGTGGTCGTCAGCTGGCCGGCGTACGCGCGGCTCGTGCGGGGGCTCGTCCTGTCGGCGCGCACGAGCCAGTACGTCATCAGCAGCCGACTGCTCGGGGCGTCCTCGATGCGCACGCTGCTCGTCGACATCCGACCCAACGTCGCCGGGCCGGTGCTGGTCATGGCCGCCCTCGACATGGGAAACGCGATCCTGTTGCTGTCGGGCCTGTCGTTCCTCGGGCTGGGCGCGCAGCCCCCGGCCGCCGAGTGGGGCGCCATGGTGGCCGCGGGCGCGGCGAACTTCGACAAGTGGTGGATCAGCCTGTTCCCCGGCCTCGCCATCCTGACCGTGGTGCTCGCCTTCAACTTCGTCGGCGACACGCTGCGCGACGCTCTCGACCCGCGCACCGCGCGTGCGCTGCGGACGTGA